One genomic window of Notamacropus eugenii isolate mMacEug1 chromosome 6, mMacEug1.pri_v2, whole genome shotgun sequence includes the following:
- the LOC140512275 gene encoding uncharacterized protein, whose amino-acid sequence MTNQEMQLQVAHKEVLKVVSKEAHKVASREDLKVASREAVKVVLREVLQVDSREDLKVASKEAHKVASREAVKVVLREVLLVASREDLEVASREAVKVASREDLKVASMEDLKVASREAVKVVLREVLLVVSREDLKVASREAVKVPSREDLKVASMEAVKVVLREVLQVASREAVKVVLREVLQVDSREALKVASKEVITSPHHQVPEKEDVCLRGILQSSCGPGYWKSTYLFIFSFPFFTIPINTQVVKN is encoded by the exons ATGACGAATCAGGAGATGCAGCTCCAGGTGGCCCACAAGGAGGTCCTCAAGGTGGTCAGCAAGGAGGCCCACaaggtggccagcagggaggacctcaaggtggccagcagggaggCCGTCAAGGTGGTCCTCAGGGAGGTCCTCCAGGTGGACAGCAGGGAGGACCTCAAGGTGGCCAGCAAGGAGGCCCACaaggtggccagcagggaggCCGTCAAGGTGGTCCTCAGGGAGGTCCTTCTGGTGGCCAGCAGGGAGGACCTCGAGGTGGCCAGCAGGGAGGCCGTCAAGGTGGCCAGCAGGGAAGACCTCAAGGTGGCCAGCATGGAGGACCTCAAGGTGGCCAGCAGAGAGGCCGTCAAGGTGGTCCTCAGGGAGGTCCTTCTGGTGGTCAGCAGGGAGGACCTCaaggtggccagcagggaggCCGTCAAGGTGCCCAGCAGGGAAGACCTCAAGGTGGCCAGCATGGAGGCCGTCAAGGTGGTCCTCAGGGAGGTCCTCCAGGTGGCCAGCAGGGAGGCCGTCAAGGTGGTCCTCAGGGAGGTCCTCCAGGTGGACAGCAGGGAGGCCCTCAAGGTGGCCAGTAAGGAAGTCATCACCTCTCCCCACCACCAAg tGCCTGAAAAGGAAGATGTATGTTTGAGAGGCATCCTTCAATCCTCATGTGGACCCGGATATTGGAAGAGTACATACCTCTttatcttctccttccctttctttacaATACCAATAAATACACAAGTAGTTAAAAATTGA